The Oncorhynchus mykiss isolate Arlee chromosome 8, USDA_OmykA_1.1, whole genome shotgun sequence genome includes the window TCAAATAATTGTAGCCGAAGTCTATTTTTCTTCCATCACTCACAGACAAAGATATTAACTTTTTATATTAATGCTCTGATGTCACGAGCCCAGATGGCCTGGGAGAAGTGCAGGTTGGTTTGTTTAACTGTCTACTTGCATGGGTTGCTCTGGCAGTTTCCTGAGCATGACTGCATGATACAGCTGTCTGTCGACCACAAAAGCGCACAGCCTTAGTCAGCCAAAAAATAACTAATGCTGTTAAAAAAAGGTAATGCTGTTAATATATTTTGAtaacttttcatgtagcctaatttTGGCCAACTAATGACCAGTAAAGCATTATTCCATCAGCAGAAAAGTGTGAATGGACTAAACATTCACTCTGTTACTTGTCAAAAACAAATCAGACCACTTGTGTTCATAACTACATTGTTGATTGTAAATGACAGCTTTATACTACTGCATTACTAACAAACTAGCTAATTATTTTGAGTCTAAACCAGCCTGATTTGATAGATCCACTAGCCTATACTGTAGTAGGCTGTTTGTAGGAGCACCAACGCTAGgctaacttgtagtgtattcaaggatTTATaaagcttctaaagtttgtaatttccacttaaaaatgtcagacttgatttgccctgacGTGAAATGAATCAACCCCTATGTCCGTTGATTATATTCCACATAATAATTCCCTTGAGATACGCTGTAGCCTCCTCCACATGATTGTGAGATGGCACACTGGACCACAGTAGCCTTCTCCAACTACAGCTTCCAGCTGCCCACTGGCAGCTGTTCTAAATCTTTCTTCAGATTTTCCAGAATGCCTCCATTTGAATGGAGGCAACCCGTTTCATTGGCAACATGATCACCCATTCAAATCATGCCACTGTATCTGTTGTACAGACTCTACCGAGTACTTTGAATGCTACTTTACAAAGCACTTTTTTTTTCATTTACAGGCCAATATTCTGAACATACCAGTTTCCACATTGTATTTTTCATTATTGGtcttaaaatgtttatttattttacatgcctttaacaacaaatcaatacaagAAGTACATGTGGGAACACAAGCATATATGAGTAATATACAATGGACAATTGGGCTAGGGGGTACAACATCACATTACACAAGAACCTtataattctaacagcttttttgttagtagagtatttaaatgtcttaaaatacagttcaattaatttttgtaaggtaagaaaatgtgttttttttgtttgtaaatgtacatttgtgtaAATGAAATTTTGCCAAAAGAATAATacaattaattacataaaaatgtttcatCTTATTTATATCGTAGGTAAAGTATCCAAGCAGTACacctctccacaatagtgtaagatATTcctaaatgtgttcaattataaatctactgatgtcttttcttacatgaatacaatgcaATAAAGATGCAACAAAATGAGTCATAAACCTTCTCAGTGCAGATTATCTGACGTAGGACAATGGGTTATACGTCATTGGGTTCAATGTGGGACTTTTATTCTGAAGACTATTGCCCCTCGTCGCTAAAGCTACTCACTTGACGGTGGTCAAGGCACTGACGTCGCGTTTCATTCACAGTATTCCACTACTATCTGTTTTTCCAGATTCTACTTTAGCTAGCTTTTTAACCAATAAGTTAGCAGTTTGTTTACCTGCCAGAGTTCACTAACGTTATAGCTATAGGTACTAGAGGATTTGGTAAGTAGCTAGTTCATTTTAGTTAGCGTTACGCAGCATCTTTGTTGTTGCATGCCAACCAAGGTAGCTTGCTATCTCTACCTTACAACGTAAGGTTACTTACTAACTtacgttagatagctagctaaccgGCTAGCTAGGGGCGTTGTGACAAAACAGAGCTTGTGATGTAATATTTCCATGCAAGAGTCAAATGTAGCTAGCGAGCTACTAAGCAGTGGGGCAAAATGCATTCGAAATAGTCTCAAAGCTAGGTACAGTAATAAGCATTACTGTTGATATATGTAATTATCAATACATTACAAGTCATGATGAAagcaacattagctagctaacgttcgcTAACTACGTTACTCTTAACTTGATTTGATTACATCATCAGTATGTTTGTTTCATCAAGAACACTCCACTAGGTGTATGCTAGGCCTATATTATGTTATTCCGTTTTAATATCATAGCTAGCTACTTATTAAACTATGCTGAAGCTTTGTCATCCATCAAGCATATCCCTCCAATCTCTATCCATCCATTAACCCCTCAAACCTGACATCCATAAACATTTATAACCCGTTTTTATCCATAAATCCCTCCAACTTCCCTTCATCCATTTATCCCACCCATCTCCCATCAACCTCCACCTATCTAGCGGTGCATTCAAGATGCTGTGAACGTAGTCTGATTAAACAGGCTGTTATATACACAGCCTGAAACATATGCCTGCAAAATCGTGTTAATGTCCCTTACAAGACAGCATTTTGAATACAATTACGTTTAAACTTTCTCTACCAATGGTCTGTACAGTTTGTCCTTCAGCTGCTTGAAAATTGAGACAAAATATCTACTGGAAAGTATTGTTTACCTGACTTTTTAGAGAGCCATTAGGTacaatggggagaacaagtatttgatacactgccgattttgcagattttcctacttacaaagtatCTAGAGGTgtgtaatttttttatcataggtacacttcaactgtgagagatggaatctaaaacaaaaatccagaaaatcacattgtattatttttaagtaattaattagcattttattgcatgacataagtatttgatgcatcagaaaagcagaacttaatatttggtacagaaacctttgtttgcaattacagagatcatatgtttcctgtagttcttgaccccCACTGTAAATGGTTGGTTCAGcacccaggtaaagttagtattTTTTATCTTGTCAATAGAcctgttggttgtttagcaacaaaactgagCCATttgcaactatggggcaaaacagatggggttggcttagattgttgacaacatgtgagctttatttagtctccaatgtttattgaaaacataaatacatttgcacaatgagcacttgtctctcaaataaACTATATTAACAAAgctatgtggacaccccttcaaattagaggATTCGGCTATTTCTGCCAAACCCTGTATAAAATCAAgcccacagccatgcaatctccaaagacaaacattggcagtagaatggccttactggagctcagtgactttcaacttggcactataataggatgccacctttccaacaagtcagtttgtcaaattactgccctgctagagctgccctggtcaacgttaagtgctgttattgtgaagtggaaacgtctaggagcgccacacaaactcacagaacaggaccggtCGAGTGTTGAAACGCGTAACTCGTAAAactcgtctgtccttggttgcaacattcACCAAAatgcctttggaagcaacgtctgcacaataactgttagtcgggagcttcatgaaattggtttccatggccaagcagacgcacacaagcctaagatcacaatgccaagcttcggctgtagtggtgtaaaggtcgctgccattggactctggagcagtgaatcatacctcaccatctggcagttcgatggattaatctgggtttggtggatgccaggagaactctatctgcctcaatgcatagtgccaactaaaatttggttgaggaggaataatggtctgtttttcatggttccctctaggccccttagttccagtgaagggaaatcttaacgctacagcatacaatgacattcttgactactctgtacttccaactttgtggcacagtttggggaaggccctttcctgtttcagcatgacaatgtccctgtgcacaaagtaaggtccatacagaaatggtttgtcgagatcggtgtgaaagaactaGACTGGCCTGCGCAGTTCCCTGACCTTATCCCCATTGaacgcctttgggatgaattggaacgccgcctgcgagccaggcctaattgcccaacatcagtgcccgatctTACTGAtgctcttgttgctgaatggaagcaattccccgcagcaatgttccaacatctagtggaaagccttcccagaagagtggaggctattatggcataaaaggggggaccaactcaatattaatgcccatgattttgaaaggaGATGTTCggctagcaggtgtccacatacttttggtaatgtagtgtacatCGTTACAGgttttggttagctagctagtgaatttTAGCCATATTTGCATTGACCTGAAATCAGTCAagacacctcaaaacaagacatgctatcaataacaagattaatcaagccgagtggcgcagcagtctaaggcactgcatctcagtgctagaggcgtcactccAGACACCCTGATTcgaatccaggctatatcacaaccggccatgattgggagtcccatagggcggcgcacaattggcccagcgtcgtccaggtttggccggtgtaggccgtcataagaatttgttcttaactgacttgcctagttaaatatatatatattttttttaatatacgattccccacatggcagtttcttgtcattcttgctagcaatctggccatccagaatcacaacatgCTGACTTCTGCCCCTTGGAAGCACACACATCATTTTCGTGatgtcagctaacccatctataACTATTGAACCATGCATGCCACGATAATGAAAAAGGTATATTCTGAATCGGGAGGATGGCGAACAATCCagactttttttattttaaaaaatgtataaatatgaAGAGATTCAGAATATACCATTTTCATTGCCATGACATGCTTGGTTCACTAGCTATTGATGAGAGAAGGTTTAATGTTTGATATTTGGTTCTATAATTAATAGCTTTTGAACCAAGCATGACAAGACAATGAAAATGGTATATTCTGAATCAGGAGAGGATGGAGAACAAGCAACCTTTTTCAATcttcaaaatgtttttaaattcaAAACAAAGAATGTGTGGATTGTTCTCCAGCCTCCCCTGAATCAGAATATACCATTGTCATGGCATGCTTGGTTCAATATCTATTGGCGAGAGGAAAACAAATATCCAATGTAAAACTATACAATACTTTCCTGTGAATATTTTGTCCAAAATTTTGGGCAGTTGAAGGGCAAACCGCAAAGACAACCAGAAGAGtaagtttaaatgtaattttattcaacattctggcttgtaagaAACATTTATATGATTTTGCAGGCATTCGTTTCAGGCTGTATACACTGTACCAATTAATTTTGTATTACAGCCTGTTTAATCAGACTACGTGAACGTGGAATGACAGTGTTCCATTGAATGTTTGATTTACAGACCGTTGTCAGTAGAAAGAGAAGAATGTGATTGTGCTGTGCATTAACATTGCGCACACATCAAAACTATTACATGCTTAGTTTACTGCATGTTAATCGTTAGACAGATGTTTACTGACACATTTTTGCTCAGCAGTAATTGCCTTCTAGGCAAAGAAGAAATAATGTTTGTGCTACCACAAAAGTAAATCTGTCCTCTGGCCTAGACAGTCATAGGAAAGAAATAGTTACAAACATGATCACTTAAATTTTTTTGATTGTTCTGCAAAGGCAACTTAATTGATTAGCACATTTTTCTTGTTGTCATTTTATAGGATAAAGCTACCCAAAAAAAGAAATGGGGGCATTTTTGGACAAGCCAAAGATGGAGAAGTTCAATGCCCACGGAGAAGGAAACGGCCTACGATATGGCCTTAGCAGCATGCAGGGCTGGCGGGTAGAGATGGAGGATACACACACGGCTGTCATTGGCCTGCCCCATGGCCTCAACCCCTGGTCCTTTTTTGCCGTGTATGATGGCCATGCTGGCTCTCAGGTGGCCCGCTACTGCTGCGAGCACTTGCTAGAGCACATCACCAGCAACCCAGATTTCAGGGGTGGGGGTGCAGGACCAGGAGGTGGAGAAGAGGGGGGCAGGGCAATTCTGGACAGGCATGGACCCGAGCCATCAGTGGAGAGTGTGAAGAGTGGCATTCGCACTGGCTTCCTGCAGATTGATGAGCAGATGCGAGCTATCTCGGAGCGTAAGCATGGTGCGGACCGCAGCGGCTCTACTGCAGTGGGAGTCATGATCTCACCTCGCCACATGTACTTCATTAATTGTGGCGACTCACGGGCACTCCTCAGCAGGGGAGGCCGGGTCCATTTCTTTACGCTGGATCACAAGCCCAGCAATCCATTGGAAAAGGAGCGCATCCAGAATGCCGGTGGCTCTGTCATGATTCAACGTGTTAATGGCTCGCTAGCTGTGTCTCGGGCCCTTGGTGACTTTGACTATAAATGTGTACATGGCAAGGGCCCCACAGAGCAGCTTGTGTCGCCTGAGCCAGAGGTGTATGAGATTGAAAGATCTGAGGCGGAGGACGAGTTTGTGGTTTTGGCGTGTGATGGCATCTGGGACGTGATGGCCAATGAGGAGCTATGTGACTTTGTGCGTTTACGTCTAGAGGTGACAGAGGACTTGGAGAGAGTGTGCAATGAGATTGTTGACACATGTTTATACAAGGTAAGGTCAGCTAGATAAGATTTTACAATGGAGAGGAGATTTGAATAGTTTACTTAAGTGTGCTTTGCTGTTGAATTGGCTACTACAGCATATTTCCCAGAGATGGAACACTATGGGCCAACTCAAGTCCAAGAGTTTTCCTGGATTTTTATGACTTCTTGTCACTTGTATTTGCACTTGAACTGGATAGGCTACTATGATAAGCAGAATATTAGCACTACTGGGTGGAGTGAGGGTTCTGTTCTCTAGCAGTGGGAAGGATGCGCCACACACAGCCCACATCAGCTGGTGAGCTGTGGGGCAAGCAAGCAATGTGTGTTTGCAGACAGGCAGGCTTCGCTCCGCCTTCGATCAAAAGCTACACATCGCGCAAGCTACTCTTTTGCTTCCCGCAACCACCAGGCACCAGCCTACTATATATCTTTGCCTGGTTAAGAAATACAAACTGTTTTACGAAATTGAAAACAATAGTATTGAGTTTAATAGTAAAacaacagtctgtctctctccccccttgaGTATAGAAAAGTAGGCTGTCTTTGAATTTGTTGTCTCACTCTACCCTTCCAATTTCCCACCTGCATACCATAGACAGTTTCTGACAGGACTCCTGTTAGTTTTCCCTCTGCATTAAAAAACACACATATCAGTTGCCGATTACAAAAAAGTAGCTGATAGCATGTTACAATTAATGTAAATAGTAATCTGGTAAATCTAACAGGAGCAATAGCCAATTCTGTTTAGAGACCATTCATCCCTTCAAAACATCATTATTGATTTGACATAACTTGACATAACTTCAACAttatataaaaaatgtaatgtgtGTGAGCTTGTGTATGAAGGACGTATTTGTTTCATAAGCTATTGCATATTGCAGGCAATTATGACCATTGGCCAGCAGGAGAAAAATATTTGCGTTACTTCAATGCTTTAATGAAAATCTTCCAACCAGCCGGATACTAGTAAGTTCTGGTAGATTTCTTATACCAAATCCGAGCCAAATCAATAGAGGCGAGAATCTAGCAACAGACGAGCATCGAGACAGCAACACGGCAGTACGAGCGAGCAAAAAAACAGCAGTAACCAAAATGCCAAATATGTCTAAAGCACGCCAAATCATTAGTTTAGCTTTCAAACGTTTTTCAACCGATGGTGCAAAGATTGTGGCGCAATGTCAAATATGTAACAGAAAAATAGAAGAGACCGGAACCACGTCGAACTTCAAAACTCAGACCAAGTCACTCAGACTTGAGCACTTGGACCAGGACTCGAGCACTGGGACTGGACTTCAGCCATAGGGACTCTTGACTGGACTCGTGACTCAACCATTGGTGACTAAGACTTGGACTCGACTCGGACTTAACCATAGGGACTCGACTCGAGGTTTAGTGACTAGACTACAAAACGACTTTGTGATTTGCTGCAGACTGTATTGTTTTTTagtatactgagcaaaaatataagtgcaacatggaacaatttcaaagaatttactgagttacggttcatataaggaaatcagtcaattgaaataaattaattaggccctaatctatgtgtttcacatgactgggaatacagatatgcatctaaaAAATTgtcctcacaatgggcctcaggatcttgtcacagtatctctgtgtgttcaaattgccattgataaaatgcaattgtgttcgttgtccatagcttatgcctgcccataccataaccccacctccaccatggggcatgctgttcacaacgttgacatcatcaaaccgctcacccacacacctggtttgcggttgtgaggccgattggacgtactgctaaattctctaaaacaatgttggaggcggcttatggtagggaaattaacattaaattctctggcaacagctctggtggacattcctgcattcactatgccaattgcacactccctctacttgagacatctgtggcattgtgttgtgtgataaaactgcacattttagtggccttttattgtccccagcacaagatgcacttGTGCAATGATCATAcggtttaatcagtttcttggtatgccacacctgtcaggtggatggattatcttggcaaagaaatgctcactaacagggatgtagacaaatttgtgcacaacatttgagagaaataagctttttgtgcatatggaacatttctgggatcttttatttcagctcatgaaacatgggaccaatactttacatgttgcgtttatatttttgttcagtgtaaatggcTCAGTTAAATAATGATTGTAAATCAGCCAGACAGTCAAGCACAGATAGTTAATGGTACCTCACGCAGCTATCAAGATAAATTCAAGTGTTTGCCAGCTTCAATTTCAATACTTTTAAAAATCAGATATCAAATTAGATGTCCAGCAGCCATactaccctgcatcccactgctgtcttGCTAAGTAGTGTTGGGCCTGGTCAATCCTAGGAAGGTACCCACTGCTGTTGGAAGTAGTGTTGGCGAGCCCTCCACTCTTCACTAAAGATCCAATGGCATTTGTCGCAAGAGTAGGCGTGTTAACCCTGCTTTCAATCCCAATTCTATGTCCTTTTTCATTTAAATGTGCACTCCTCTCCACACAAATCCAATTTAAAAACATTGGCTTGGTGATTGCCTGAAGTTTTGAATGAACTGTTAGAAAATGTAATGTGCTTTATATTTAATATATGCCTTGAATGTATTACATTCTAGAGTTACTAATTGACCCTTCGCTAAGGCCCGCCCCACTTGCAACCTCGGACAACATTTTCCCAGGAAGCCCAATTCCCCATTCAAACACTGATGAAACTgtgtttctaatacacaaagaaatTAAACGCAAACTACCCCTTGCTAATCAGGAAAGTATTTTATAAGTTGTGGTGGACTGTCATTAAAGTTGCTTCACGGTAACTTGCCACTGAATAGCTTCGTAATTCACTGTAAGCATTCAGTCAAAGCTCTAACCACTTTTGGAGCTAACTAGTGCTCTCAAATCGTGTTGTGATGTCGATAGCAGATGGGA containing:
- the ppm1ab gene encoding protein phosphatase, Mg2+/Mn2+ dependent, 1Ab isoform X1, which encodes MGAFLDKPKMEKFNAHGEGNGLRYGLSSMQGWRVEMEDTHTAVIGLPHGLNPWSFFAVYDGHAGSQVARYCCEHLLEHITSNPDFRGGGAGPGGGEEGGRAILDRHGPEPSVESVKSGIRTGFLQIDEQMRAISERKHGADRSGSTAVGVMISPRHMYFINCGDSRALLSRGGRVHFFTLDHKPSNPLEKERIQNAGGSVMIQRVNGSLAVSRALGDFDYKCVHGKGPTEQLVSPEPEVYEIERSEAEDEFVVLACDGIWDVMANEELCDFVRLRLEVTEDLERVCNEIVDTCLYKGSRDNMSVVLVCFPGAPKISQEAVKRQAELDKYLQSRVEAFPMKQAQYCIFWTRFFKTFNLDQNDTDSVIPYFAYQDHINPTDFFGQCF
- the ppm1ab gene encoding protein phosphatase, Mg2+/Mn2+ dependent, 1Ab isoform X2, which codes for MGAFLDKPKMEKFNAHGEGNGLRYGLSSMQGWRVEMEDTHTAVIGLPHGLNPWSFFAVYDGHAGSQVARYCCEHLLEHITSNPDFRGGGAGPGGGEEGGRAILDRHGPEPSVESVKSGIRTGFLQIDEQMRAISERKHGADRSGSTAVGVMISPRHMYFINCGDSRALLSRGGRVHFFTLDHKPSNPLEKERIQNAGGSVMIQRVNGSLAVSRALGDFDYKCVHGKGPTEQLVSPEPEVYEIERSEAEDEFVVLACDGIWDVMANEELCDFVRLRLEVTEDLERVCNEIVDTCLYKGSRDNMSVVLVCFPGAPKISQEAVKRQAELDKYLQSRVEGGASKKK